A stretch of the Teredinibacter haidensis genome encodes the following:
- a CDS encoding SoxR reducing system RseC family protein, giving the protein MLSESGTVVAVDSDGVWVETLKQSACMQCRARHGCGQKLLVTADSRYTCIKALYPSPRPVSFPLVGEWVSIGVEESALVRAALISYGFPLVFMLLLIGVATLVTHHELALLAAAAAGLFFGGLIVRWYARIFKPNSCLQAVLLPEGAIQDVNKGT; this is encoded by the coding sequence GTGCTAAGTGAAAGTGGAACAGTGGTCGCTGTCGACAGTGATGGCGTGTGGGTAGAAACACTCAAACAATCCGCTTGCATGCAGTGTCGGGCACGACATGGTTGTGGTCAAAAACTGTTGGTTACGGCGGATAGTCGTTATACGTGTATCAAAGCACTTTACCCGAGCCCCAGGCCGGTTTCTTTTCCGCTCGTTGGTGAGTGGGTTTCCATTGGTGTTGAAGAGTCTGCGCTTGTGCGGGCAGCCCTTATCAGCTACGGCTTCCCCTTGGTTTTTATGTTGTTGTTGATTGGAGTTGCTACGCTTGTCACGCATCACGAGTTAGCGCTTTTAGCCGCCGCTGCAGCAGGATTGTTTTTTGGGGGCTTGATTGTTCGTTGGTACGCCCGAATATTTAAACCTAATAGTTGTCTCCAGGCGGTTTTGTTGCCTGAAGGTGCGATTCAGGATGTAAACAAGGGAACCTAA
- a CDS encoding MucB/RseB C-terminal domain-containing protein, translating to MFSLLTKYFALPIQAFILVGLLVPNSWSVETEPSAEKILSQLTTAMRTQNYRGVFTYEHGGSLETLELAHAVVDGVEHERYILLNGPEQKLLKDGRRASCESLAGRMVRGATLATSQGNASHFNDYYHLFFKGYDRVAGRRVAVVQLLPKDNQRFGMRLGVDVESGVLLQALIMLPNKVLERMQFVAFDYNPKWQAGELEALSGVSAAELDCGEPETTQNQSDHRVKDTQVWLPAWLPGGFTLSNSRWTEQDGLVHTYTDGLASFSVFVNPDLVPESKGSRIPRGIAQRGAILVVMELRRVGEHFLHITLVGEVPQASAVRVMQSIGVPPVPSQSSG from the coding sequence GTGTTCTCTCTGCTAACGAAATATTTTGCACTGCCTATACAGGCGTTTATTCTGGTCGGCCTTTTGGTGCCTAATAGTTGGTCTGTTGAAACCGAACCCTCAGCGGAAAAAATCCTTTCTCAGCTAACTACCGCCATGCGCACCCAAAATTACCGGGGTGTGTTTACCTATGAGCACGGTGGAAGCCTCGAAACGCTTGAGTTAGCCCACGCGGTTGTTGATGGTGTGGAGCATGAGCGCTATATCCTTTTGAATGGCCCTGAGCAGAAATTGCTGAAGGATGGTCGACGCGCTTCCTGCGAATCTCTGGCTGGGCGAATGGTTCGTGGTGCGACTTTGGCGACCAGCCAGGGGAACGCTTCTCACTTTAATGATTACTACCACCTTTTTTTTAAGGGTTATGACCGCGTTGCTGGCCGCAGGGTGGCTGTTGTGCAATTGTTGCCGAAAGACAACCAACGCTTTGGTATGCGTTTGGGTGTCGATGTGGAGTCGGGTGTGCTGCTGCAAGCTCTGATTATGCTGCCTAACAAAGTCCTAGAGCGCATGCAATTCGTGGCTTTCGACTACAACCCAAAGTGGCAGGCCGGAGAGCTTGAAGCTTTGTCGGGGGTAAGCGCCGCAGAGCTTGATTGTGGCGAGCCGGAGACGACTCAAAACCAATCTGATCACCGCGTCAAAGATACGCAAGTATGGTTGCCTGCATGGTTGCCAGGCGGCTTCACCCTAAGTAATTCGCGCTGGACCGAGCAAGATGGCTTGGTGCATACCTACACCGATGGCCTCGCGTCATTTTCCGTCTTTGTGAACCCCGATCTGGTGCCGGAAAGCAAAGGTTCCCGTATACCTCGGGGCATTGCTCAGCGGGGCGCTATTTTGGTGGTCATGGAGTTGCGTCGCGTTGGCGAGCATTTTCTCCATATTACCCTTGTCGGCGAGGTACCTCAGGCGTCAGCCGTTCGCGTGATGCAGTCTATTGGTGTTCCGCCGGTACCCAGCCAGTCATCGGGCTAA
- a CDS encoding sigma-E factor negative regulatory protein, giving the protein MNSRSTNEPSDNIGTAVSESISALLDNQGDDLDLRRILKETEANSGVRAKWQRYHIASSVMKKESSPLLGIDLSEQIRMEIAQEAVHSGQASKSKGRWLDVLAKSSIAASVAVGLLFGVPQLVGVDVLSSSGHPGGSLANGEPLIAPDLNSAVIPAGFSSPALSARTVSTAQGGQANPLPFTGAIQALPENVKNAHPAVDPDLQAQFNRLMMIHAQQVSSNSDLGVLSIARLTDLNALSDKPETAASEAAEEPVNSASSRLGE; this is encoded by the coding sequence ATGAACTCTCGTTCAACAAACGAACCATCAGACAATATAGGCACGGCGGTCAGTGAATCCATTTCGGCACTACTGGATAATCAGGGTGACGATCTCGATTTAAGACGTATCCTCAAAGAAACCGAGGCGAATAGTGGTGTTCGGGCCAAGTGGCAGCGCTACCATATCGCGAGCTCGGTTATGAAAAAAGAGAGTTCACCATTGCTGGGTATTGATTTGTCTGAGCAGATTAGAATGGAAATTGCTCAGGAGGCGGTACACAGTGGTCAGGCATCCAAGTCTAAGGGCAGATGGTTAGATGTGTTGGCGAAAAGTAGTATTGCCGCGTCCGTAGCGGTGGGCCTACTATTTGGTGTTCCCCAGCTAGTCGGGGTTGATGTCCTCTCTTCCAGTGGTCACCCAGGAGGCAGCCTAGCAAATGGAGAGCCTTTGATTGCTCCCGATCTCAACTCGGCCGTTATTCCTGCAGGTTTCAGTTCCCCTGCGTTATCTGCGCGTACCGTTAGTACTGCCCAGGGCGGGCAAGCTAATCCGCTACCTTTTACGGGCGCTATCCAGGCGTTGCCTGAAAACGTGAAAAATGCGCACCCAGCAGTAGACCCGGATTTGCAGGCGCAATTCAATCGTTTAATGATGATTCACGCTCAACAGGTCTCCAGCAATAGCGATTTAGGGGTGTTATCCATAGCCCGTTTGACAGACCTTAATGCCCTGTCTGATAAGCCCGAAACTGCTGCAAGCGAGGCAGCTGAAGAGCCGGTTAATTCTGCATCCAGCCGCTTAGGCGAATAG
- the rpoE gene encoding RNA polymerase sigma factor RpoE: MAVQSASQTDEQLVTRVQKGDKRAFDLLVLKYQHKIFAIISRFIKDSAEVQDVAQETFIKAYRALPNFRGDSAFYTWIYRIAINTAKNHLVSRGRRPPSSDVDVEEAEFYSGSEQLKDLGTPEGQLMRDQLEEVVHRAIRDLPEDLRTAVTLREMEGLSYEEIAQVMDCPVGTVRSRIFRARESIDKQMNHLM, translated from the coding sequence ATGGCGGTGCAATCCGCTTCGCAAACTGATGAGCAGCTTGTAACTCGAGTCCAGAAAGGAGACAAGCGAGCATTCGACCTGTTGGTTTTGAAGTATCAACATAAAATTTTTGCCATTATTAGCCGCTTTATCAAAGACAGTGCGGAAGTTCAGGATGTCGCTCAGGAAACCTTTATTAAGGCCTATCGGGCGTTGCCTAATTTCCGTGGTGACAGTGCTTTTTATACCTGGATATACCGTATTGCCATAAACACGGCAAAGAATCACTTGGTGTCCCGTGGTCGCAGGCCCCCATCTTCGGATGTGGATGTGGAGGAGGCGGAGTTCTATAGTGGCAGTGAGCAGCTAAAAGACCTGGGCACTCCTGAGGGGCAGTTGATGCGCGATCAGCTGGAAGAGGTTGTGCATCGAGCCATCCGTGACCTGCCTGAGGATTTGCGTACCGCTGTCACGCTGCGCGAGATGGAGGGCTTGAGTTATGAGGAGATCGCGCAGGTTATGGACTGTCCAGTGGGGACTGTGCGTTCGCGTATCTTCAGGGCCAGGGAATCCATCGATAAACAGATGAATCATTTGATGTGA
- the nadB gene encoding L-aspartate oxidase produces the protein MNTNQPTSDLNYDVLIIGSGAAGLALALNLPSDTNIAVLSKSDLNEGSTWYAQGGIAAVMDDNDSVESHVTDTLRAGAGLCHKDSVEFTISHSTAAIKWLIDLGVDFTRRKDKGDYHLTREGGHSKRRIIHSADATGKAVHTTLLEKVSAAENITLYDHYIALDLVQQIDPASKKLRCAGAYVYNHRTDSVEAFTAKSVVLATGGASKVYLYSSNPDGASGDGIAMAWRAGCRIANMEFNQFHPTCLYHPKAKSFLITEAVRGEGGKLRLPNGERFMDNFHELGELAPRDVVARAIDHEMKRLGSDCIYLDISHKSPSFIASHFPTVQKECARYGIDITKEAIPVVPAAHYTCGGVVVDKNGQTDLQNLYAIGETSFTGLHGANRMASNSLLECIVFAQSAAKTISEKTQTILPLEAIPQWDESRVTNSDEDVVISHNWDELRRFMWDYVGIVRTQKRLERASHRIKLLQKEIHEYYSNCKVGNDLIELRNLAMVAELIIRSAMQRKESRGLHYSMDYPERAEIARDTIIVPTNFAAQDIIVHHG, from the coding sequence ATGAATACTAATCAACCAACATCCGATTTAAATTACGACGTTCTTATTATAGGCAGTGGTGCTGCTGGCCTCGCGCTAGCTCTGAATCTGCCCTCAGATACCAATATAGCTGTACTCAGCAAAAGCGACCTCAATGAAGGGTCTACCTGGTATGCCCAGGGGGGCATCGCGGCGGTTATGGACGACAACGATTCGGTTGAATCGCACGTGACCGATACACTGAGAGCTGGTGCAGGCCTATGCCATAAAGATTCCGTTGAATTTACGATTAGCCACAGCACCGCTGCGATCAAATGGCTTATTGATCTAGGGGTGGACTTTACCCGAAGGAAAGACAAAGGTGATTATCACCTTACCCGCGAGGGAGGTCACAGCAAGCGTCGTATTATTCACAGCGCCGATGCCACTGGAAAAGCCGTGCACACTACGCTGCTAGAAAAAGTCAGTGCCGCCGAAAACATTACACTCTACGACCACTATATTGCTCTCGACCTTGTTCAACAGATCGACCCGGCGAGCAAGAAATTGCGTTGTGCTGGCGCTTACGTGTACAACCACCGTACAGACAGCGTTGAAGCCTTCACCGCAAAGTCAGTCGTGCTTGCCACGGGCGGTGCCAGTAAAGTGTATCTCTACTCATCCAACCCCGATGGCGCAAGCGGTGACGGTATAGCGATGGCCTGGCGGGCGGGCTGCCGAATAGCAAATATGGAATTTAACCAGTTCCATCCAACTTGCCTGTACCACCCCAAAGCCAAATCGTTTTTAATTACAGAGGCTGTCCGAGGTGAAGGTGGTAAATTGCGACTGCCGAACGGTGAGCGGTTTATGGATAATTTCCACGAACTGGGCGAACTGGCGCCGCGCGATGTCGTCGCCAGGGCGATTGACCACGAGATGAAGCGATTAGGTAGCGATTGCATTTATCTCGATATCAGCCACAAATCACCGAGTTTTATAGCATCCCACTTCCCCACAGTACAAAAAGAGTGCGCTCGTTACGGAATCGATATTACCAAAGAAGCCATTCCGGTGGTCCCTGCAGCCCACTACACCTGTGGCGGTGTCGTTGTTGATAAAAATGGTCAAACCGACCTGCAAAACCTCTACGCCATTGGAGAAACGTCTTTTACCGGTCTTCACGGCGCCAACCGCATGGCCAGCAACTCCCTGCTTGAATGCATTGTGTTTGCACAGTCCGCAGCGAAAACCATTAGCGAGAAAACCCAGACTATTTTACCACTGGAAGCCATTCCTCAATGGGATGAAAGCCGCGTAACTAACTCCGATGAAGACGTTGTTATTTCCCACAACTGGGACGAACTAAGACGATTTATGTGGGATTATGTAGGCATTGTGCGCACGCAAAAAAGGCTGGAGCGAGCCTCCCACCGTATAAAACTGCTGCAAAAAGAAATTCACGAGTACTACTCCAACTGCAAGGTAGGTAACGATTTAATCGAGCTACGCAACCTAGCAATGGTTGCCGAGCTGATAATACGTTCAGCGATGCAACGCAAGGAAAGCCGTGGCCTGCACTACTCTATGGATTACCCGGAACGCGCAGAGATTGCCCGCGACACCATTATTGTGCCCACGAACTTCGCCGCACAGGATATTATTGTTCACCACGGCTAA
- a CDS encoding protein YgfX, giving the protein MPKRLSATFFSLRPVVWLKYLSLLLHSLCVILIAFLDAMPWAKGGALLLLVLSLIRQGCFWRQLNSVTGIQLEDNRIFLCDTEGKLHPIVLRDLVLTRLIVIIRYKPQEGSIFLGRSLVIVAGSLSCADDFRKLRVLFKNLSNDTFSRGEQ; this is encoded by the coding sequence ATGCCGAAGCGACTATCGGCAACTTTCTTTTCTCTGCGGCCCGTCGTCTGGCTGAAATATCTTAGCCTTCTCCTGCACAGCCTGTGCGTTATATTGATAGCTTTTCTGGACGCAATGCCCTGGGCAAAGGGCGGGGCGCTGTTGCTTCTTGTGTTGAGTCTAATTCGGCAGGGGTGTTTCTGGCGTCAGCTGAATTCTGTTACCGGTATCCAGCTTGAAGATAACCGAATCTTCCTTTGTGATACGGAAGGTAAGCTCCATCCTATTGTCTTAAGGGACTTGGTACTGACCCGTCTTATCGTTATTATTCGCTACAAGCCACAGGAAGGCTCAATTTTTCTTGGTCGTTCACTTGTTATTGTTGCCGGGAGCCTTTCCTGTGCCGATGATTTTCGAAAGTTGCGGGTTCTATTTAAAAATCTGTCGAATGATACCTTTAGCCGTGGTGAACAATAA
- a CDS encoding succinate dehydrogenase assembly factor 2, which yields MEINRLRWAARRGMLELDLILAPFVENVYQTLEEHEQKLFQELLECEDQDMFNWFLRKGESEDPDIQKIVRIVQSHTGKQVE from the coding sequence ATGGAAATTAATCGCTTACGTTGGGCTGCACGTCGCGGCATGTTGGAGCTGGATTTGATTTTAGCGCCCTTTGTCGAAAACGTATATCAAACACTTGAAGAGCATGAGCAAAAATTATTCCAGGAGTTGCTGGAATGCGAAGATCAGGATATGTTCAATTGGTTCTTACGCAAAGGGGAATCGGAAGACCCTGATATTCAAAAAATTGTACGGATTGTGCAGAGTCACACGGGTAAACAGGTCGAGTAG
- a CDS encoding YgfZ/GcvT domain-containing protein, giving the protein MNNWQSTIETLTLTKYPQPCDGPVLAPLGDYRLLTIKGEDAIKFLQGQCTCDFTGLEQGLWLLGAHCNAQGRMHSSFYAAKLSDDTIGLRIHKTLAESALNALLKYSVFSKVKIEIQAAWMIGFHLSEDAQHLPGTSIARPQIGQVSHPTDDSCLLQLDGNCSELWLTHSETFQQLWPKVSSNITVSPNEYWQLQNIIQGRAEVQDCSAEQLLPQELNYQLIDGVSFSKGCYTGQEIIARMHYKATLKKHLYRCQYSLTDDPTLAKYGTNIRDSDSAKKLGSVIHCVQASANTAQMLVLVNDEAVTQNNAVLELQSQVKLSWLPLPYAIP; this is encoded by the coding sequence ATGAATAACTGGCAAAGTACTATCGAAACGCTCACCCTTACGAAATATCCGCAACCCTGTGACGGGCCTGTACTCGCTCCCCTTGGCGACTATAGATTGCTCACCATAAAAGGTGAGGACGCGATTAAATTTCTACAGGGTCAGTGTACCTGTGATTTTACCGGATTAGAGCAAGGCCTATGGCTTCTGGGTGCCCATTGCAATGCCCAGGGCCGAATGCACAGCAGCTTTTATGCCGCAAAATTAAGCGACGACACTATTGGCCTGCGCATACACAAAACGCTTGCCGAAAGTGCACTCAATGCGCTGCTTAAATATAGTGTTTTCTCCAAAGTTAAAATAGAGATACAAGCCGCGTGGATGATTGGGTTCCATCTTTCAGAAGACGCGCAACACCTCCCAGGCACTTCGATAGCTCGACCGCAAATAGGCCAAGTTTCTCACCCTACTGACGATTCATGCCTGTTGCAGCTGGATGGCAACTGTAGTGAACTTTGGTTAACTCATAGTGAAACCTTTCAGCAGCTGTGGCCAAAAGTTAGCAGCAATATAACGGTATCTCCAAACGAATATTGGCAGTTGCAAAACATCATTCAGGGGAGAGCAGAGGTTCAAGACTGCTCCGCAGAACAATTGTTACCACAGGAACTAAATTACCAACTGATCGATGGCGTTTCCTTTAGCAAAGGTTGCTATACGGGCCAGGAGATTATTGCTCGCATGCACTATAAAGCCACACTAAAAAAACATCTTTACCGCTGCCAGTATTCGCTCACAGACGACCCTACATTAGCGAAATACGGAACCAATATACGTGATAGCGATAGCGCTAAAAAGCTGGGTAGTGTGATTCATTGCGTTCAGGCGAGTGCCAATACTGCACAGATGCTTGTTTTGGTAAACGACGAGGCCGTCACTCAAAACAACGCAGTTCTCGAACTCCAATCACAAGTAAAACTTTCATGGTTACCCCTTCCTTATGCTATACCTTAG
- a CDS encoding HDOD domain-containing protein, with protein sequence MNVLAEKVSQDIKVAIDNDKLILPTLPEIALKVREVANDENASIKQLGNAISSDAALTARIIKVANSPLFRAPREIEDLNMALARLGMQYTSNLATGLAMEQMFQATSDFIDKRLRAVWSRSSEIAGMCHVLCKHCTKLRPDQAALAGLTHQIGVLPILSYAEDNPSIMRDSMTLDSVIEAVHPELGVKILTTWEFPKEIRNVPVDHLNFGRNIANADYADLVTVAMLQNRATEEQNRYTNLDYTKVKAFFRLDLDPNIEATEAEDLSEEMEAALAMLQA encoded by the coding sequence ATGAATGTCCTTGCTGAAAAAGTTTCGCAAGATATAAAAGTTGCAATAGATAATGACAAACTGATACTCCCTACGCTGCCAGAAATTGCTTTAAAGGTGCGCGAGGTCGCTAACGATGAAAATGCCAGCATTAAACAGCTTGGCAATGCTATTAGCTCAGACGCTGCACTGACAGCCCGCATTATCAAAGTCGCCAATAGCCCCCTGTTTCGCGCTCCCCGAGAGATCGAAGACTTAAATATGGCTCTCGCCCGGCTCGGTATGCAGTACACAAGTAATCTGGCCACAGGGCTAGCCATGGAGCAGATGTTCCAGGCTACATCGGATTTTATCGATAAACGCCTTAGGGCCGTCTGGTCCCGCTCCAGCGAAATAGCTGGTATGTGTCACGTATTATGTAAACACTGTACGAAATTGCGCCCCGACCAAGCTGCACTAGCGGGATTAACTCACCAAATCGGCGTTCTTCCTATCCTCTCCTATGCGGAGGACAATCCCTCCATTATGCGCGACAGCATGACTCTGGATAGTGTTATCGAAGCCGTTCATCCAGAACTCGGCGTCAAAATTTTAACCACCTGGGAGTTCCCCAAGGAAATCCGCAACGTCCCTGTTGACCATCTTAATTTTGGGCGAAATATCGCCAATGCCGACTATGCAGACTTGGTTACCGTGGCGATGCTGCAAAATCGAGCAACCGAAGAGCAAAACCGCTACACTAATCTGGATTACACCAAGGTGAAAGCATTCTTCAGGCTGGATCTGGACCCCAATATTGAGGCGACCGAAGCTGAAGATTTAAGTGAAGAAATGGAAGCTGCTCTAGCCATGTTGCAGGCATAG
- a CDS encoding insulinase family protein, with product MIKKRSFTLVFMVIVTALSGCTAPIPSVDNSDPAIVQKSPKDTREYATLTLDNQMEVLLVQDTSSEIAAVSLALGVGSFQNPEHQQGLAHYLEHMLFLGTEKYPEPNTLQKFIDHNSGRWNAYTAPDHTNYFFSLPAERLDEAMDMFSDYFKAPRFDLEFSDKERNAVNSEWSMGRSQDGRIINYLNGITGNPKHPASQLAVGNLETLIDKPGSVLNEELVAFFDRYYSANIMKLVVVSNKSLEDQEALARKHFAAVSNKNIEPPTVKVTGVRKTEMGKKIHYASVMDLKMLMLRFPMGNNQKLWKYKPNDYVVSLLASEEPGTVAQQLREQNLVKALYAQVDPAAYDYDGSFDIYADLTDLGMEKRDEIIASIFSYVDLIREQGVDEKYFLEQKAIKEKKFANMEMQQPLQTAISLSSTLLKFEPEWVIANPFVYQSFDKQAVKEVLGYLKPERARIWYISQNETAEKPIPYHEGKYRIEDITVEDKAHWQTLASGMSFVLPTENDLFSKEMAEVVPSAIERPKLIRESNGLEVWLTHSKGFQDQKGKIEILLNTDVAESSVEDQLFAKLYAKVLQSQQLSLIDRAQQAGIGLSFHFNGNELVTSLSEFNAKHELLAKRVFAAFGDWQVSEEEFAKSRDSLRQDLENREKSPPFRQMFGILQNELMKNGWSREEEKAAVDTLTRSDLVAFQKKLMGKNQLRVFAYGNYTEKKLMNIVSSIESDLPKDRVTMERFHRSVKMPQVGTKLRYKEALSGHTDNAIVHLFVSPTVSYLGKAQMVTLNALTKNSFFTQLRTNEQLGYVVGTAPKMVEDYPGLMFFVQSNGASLPEVKSRMDRFREEFLAELEATDSEVIEQIKKSQLDQLNKQSLDIYEEMQPWLGDFYEGKFAYDSKQQLIAAFDQVNKQNLVDLYKSMILGGGSMDVIVQLKGTNFLETPFAAE from the coding sequence ATGATAAAAAAACGGTCTTTCACCCTGGTTTTTATGGTGATAGTAACGGCATTAAGCGGCTGTACGGCGCCAATACCGTCTGTAGATAATAGTGATCCAGCTATTGTACAAAAAAGCCCCAAGGACACCCGGGAGTATGCGACGCTGACGCTGGATAACCAAATGGAAGTGTTACTGGTGCAGGACACCAGTAGCGAAATCGCGGCAGTTTCGTTAGCTTTGGGTGTTGGTAGTTTTCAGAACCCGGAACATCAGCAGGGATTGGCCCACTATCTGGAGCATATGTTGTTCCTGGGCACGGAAAAGTACCCTGAGCCCAATACCCTGCAAAAGTTTATCGATCATAACTCTGGTCGTTGGAATGCCTACACGGCACCCGACCACACCAACTACTTTTTCTCGCTGCCTGCCGAACGGCTTGATGAAGCTATGGATATGTTCAGCGACTACTTTAAGGCGCCACGTTTCGATCTTGAGTTCAGCGATAAAGAGCGCAATGCGGTGAATAGCGAATGGTCAATGGGCCGCAGTCAGGACGGGCGGATTATCAATTACCTGAACGGTATTACCGGTAACCCGAAGCACCCCGCTAGCCAATTAGCGGTGGGTAACCTGGAAACGCTGATCGATAAACCTGGGTCGGTACTAAACGAAGAATTGGTCGCTTTTTTTGATCGTTACTATTCAGCCAATATTATGAAACTGGTGGTGGTGAGTAATAAAAGTCTGGAGGATCAAGAGGCTTTGGCACGTAAGCATTTCGCCGCGGTATCGAATAAAAATATCGAGCCGCCGACGGTGAAGGTTACTGGCGTTCGAAAAACGGAAATGGGAAAGAAGATCCACTATGCATCCGTGATGGATTTAAAAATGTTGATGCTGCGTTTCCCTATGGGGAATAACCAAAAACTGTGGAAGTATAAGCCCAACGATTACGTTGTAAGCCTGTTGGCCTCGGAGGAGCCAGGAACCGTTGCTCAGCAGCTGAGAGAACAGAATTTAGTTAAGGCTCTTTATGCTCAAGTTGACCCGGCAGCTTACGACTACGATGGCAGTTTTGATATTTATGCCGATCTTACCGATCTGGGGATGGAAAAGCGCGATGAAATAATAGCATCCATTTTTTCCTACGTGGATTTGATTCGCGAGCAGGGTGTTGATGAGAAGTATTTTCTGGAGCAAAAGGCAATTAAAGAAAAGAAATTTGCCAATATGGAAATGCAACAGCCCTTGCAAACAGCCATTTCTCTGAGTTCAACTTTATTGAAGTTTGAGCCTGAGTGGGTGATAGCCAACCCTTTTGTCTACCAAAGTTTTGATAAGCAGGCCGTTAAAGAGGTGTTGGGCTACTTGAAGCCAGAGCGTGCGCGAATCTGGTATATCAGTCAAAACGAAACAGCGGAAAAACCGATCCCCTACCATGAGGGTAAGTATCGTATTGAAGACATTACAGTGGAAGATAAGGCGCATTGGCAAACCCTAGCCAGTGGTATGAGCTTTGTATTACCCACAGAAAATGATTTATTTTCGAAAGAAATGGCTGAGGTTGTTCCGAGTGCTATTGAGCGGCCAAAGCTAATAAGAGAATCAAATGGTCTTGAGGTATGGCTGACCCACAGTAAAGGCTTCCAGGATCAAAAAGGAAAGATAGAAATTCTATTGAATACCGATGTGGCAGAGAGTTCAGTTGAAGATCAATTGTTCGCTAAGCTCTATGCCAAGGTTCTGCAATCGCAACAGCTATCGCTTATTGATCGCGCTCAACAAGCGGGTATTGGCCTCAGTTTTCACTTCAATGGTAACGAGCTGGTGACATCCCTGAGTGAATTTAATGCCAAACATGAATTGCTTGCCAAACGTGTTTTTGCAGCATTTGGTGATTGGCAGGTAAGCGAGGAAGAATTTGCTAAAAGTCGCGACTCGCTGCGTCAGGACTTGGAAAATAGGGAGAAGTCTCCACCATTTCGGCAAATGTTCGGAATACTGCAAAATGAATTGATGAAAAACGGCTGGTCACGAGAAGAAGAAAAGGCGGCGGTAGATACCTTAACTCGCAGTGACCTTGTCGCGTTTCAGAAAAAGCTGATGGGTAAAAATCAACTGAGGGTATTTGCTTATGGGAATTACACAGAAAAAAAACTGATGAATATTGTTAGCTCAATCGAATCGGATTTGCCGAAAGATAGAGTGACAATGGAAAGATTCCATAGATCGGTGAAAATGCCACAAGTAGGTACGAAGTTGCGCTACAAGGAAGCTCTCAGCGGACATACGGATAACGCAATTGTTCACCTTTTTGTATCGCCAACAGTGTCGTACCTTGGCAAGGCGCAAATGGTAACGTTGAACGCTTTAACCAAAAACAGTTTTTTTACGCAGTTGAGAACCAATGAACAGTTGGGCTATGTTGTCGGTACAGCGCCAAAAATGGTGGAGGATTATCCTGGGTTAATGTTTTTTGTTCAGAGTAACGGCGCGTCTCTACCCGAAGTGAAAAGTCGAATGGATCGATTTCGTGAAGAGTTTTTGGCGGAGCTGGAAGCGACGGATAGCGAGGTGATTGAGCAGATAAAGAAATCACAATTGGATCAGCTCAATAAGCAATCATTGGATATCTATGAAGAAATGCAGCCGTGGCTCGGTGATTTCTACGAGGGAAAATTTGCTTACGATTCCAAGCAACAGTTAATCGCGGCTTTTGATCAGGTAAACAAACAAAATCTTGTGGATTTATATAAGAGCATGATTTTGGGTGGCGGAAGTATGGATGTTATTGTTCAGCTCAAAGGCACTAATTTCCTTGAAACACCATTTGCGGCGGAGTAG